GAATCCCACGAAGATGAACACGCCGTCCACTTCGAGCGTGGAGGTTTCCCCGGTCTGGACGTTGCGCATGGCCACGCCCTTGACCTCGGTATCGCCGACGATCTCGTCCACGACGGTGCTGCGCACCACCTCGATCTTCTCGTTGGTGAAGCATTTGTCCTGATAACAGACCGCGGCGCGGAAATCCTCGCGGCGGTGAATCAGATAGAGCTTGCGCACCAGACGGGCGAGATACAGGGACTCCTCAAGTGCGGAGTTGCCGCCGCCGATGACGGCCACGGTCCGGTCGCGATAGAAGTTGCCGTCGCACAGGGCGCAGTAGGATACGCCCCGGCCGATCATTTCCTGTTCGCCGGGGATACCCAGCTTGCGGTAACGGGCGCCGGTGGCGAGAATGATGGACTTGGTACGCACAACCTCGTCGCCCACAGTCATCTCGTGGAACGGCTTGCCGACCTTGATGGACCGCACCTCGTCGTTGAGCATGTCATGAGGATACAGATCAAGCTGCTTGGAGAAATAATCCGCCAGCTGCCACCCTTCGAGCCCGTCTGGGAACCCGGGGTAGTTCTCGATCTTCTCGGTCATGAGCACCTGCCCACCGGGGGAGAGCTTCTCGACCATCGCGGTTTTCACGCCCGCGCGCAAAAGATAA
This DNA window, taken from Desulfovibrio oxyclinae DSM 11498, encodes the following:
- the trxB gene encoding thioredoxin-disulfide reductase, whose product is MREYDAVVIGGGPAGMTAALYLLRAGVKTAMVEKLSPGGQVLMTEKIENYPGFPDGLEGWQLADYFSKQLDLYPHDMLNDEVRSIKVGKPFHEMTVGDEVVRTKSIILATGARYRKLGIPGEQEMIGRGVSYCALCDGNFYRDRTVAVIGGGNSALEESLYLARLVRKLYLIHRREDFRAAVCYQDKCFTNEKIEVVRSTVVDEIVGDTEVKGVAMRNVQTGETSTLEVDGVFIFVGFEPIMDFVPEEVERDQNGILTDNEMLTNIPGIFAAGDIRSKLCRQVATAVGDGATAATSAFSYLEQLED